The Apodemus sylvaticus chromosome 5, mApoSyl1.1, whole genome shotgun sequence genome has a segment encoding these proteins:
- the Oser1 gene encoding oxidative stress-responsive serine-rich protein 1 isoform X1, with translation MKSEAKDGEEESLQTAFKKLRVDASGSIISLSVGEGTSVRASVRAAADDTKPKTMCASKDSWHGSTRKSSRGAARTQRRRRSKSPVLHPPKFIHCSTTASPSGSQLKHRSQTEAPDGSSGRGISTPKEFNTGENSTSLDINHTGAAIEPLRSPVLRLPSESKTEELSDATQVSQESLKANDLSDFQSVSKLSQGKPCVCVGKECQCKRWHDMEVYSFSGLQNVPPLAPERRSLEDYSQSLHSRTLSGSPRSCSEQARVYVDDVTIEDLAGYMEYYLYIPKKMSHMAEMMYT, from the exons ATGAAATCTGAAGccaaggatggagaggaggaaagCCTGCAAACTGCCTTCAAGAAATTAAGAGTGGACGCATCAGG GTCCATCATATCTCTGTCTGTCGGAGAAGGCACAAGTGTCAGAGCATCAGTCAGAGCAGCAGCAGACGATACCAAACCGAAAACCATGTGTGCATCTAAAGACAGTTGGCATGG atCTACAAGGAAGTCTTCACGAGGAGCAGCGAGAACCCAGCGTCGTAGACGCTCTAAGTCTCCTGTTCTTCATCCTCCCAAGTTCATCCACTGCAGTACAACAGCATCTCCTTCCGGCAGCCAGCTTAAGCACAGAAGCCAGACTGAGGCACCCGATGGCAGCAGTGGACGGGGAATTTCAACACCCAAAGAGTTCAACACAGGAGAAAACTCTACTTCTCTTGATATTAATCACACAGGAGCAGCCATTGAGCCTCTGAGAAGTCCTGTTCTGAGGCTCCCATCAGAGAGTAAAACAGAAGAGCTCTCTGATGCTACCCAGGTCTCCCAAGAAAGTCTTAAGGCCAACGATCTCTCTGACTTTCAATCTGTTTCCAAGCTAAGCCAGGgcaaaccatgtgtgtgtgtaggcaaggAGTGCCAGTGTAAGAGGTGGCATGATATGGAAGTGTATTCCTTTTCAGGTCTGCAGAATGTCCCTCCTTTGGCCCCAGAACGAAGATCACTTGAGGACTACTCTCAGTCACTGCACTCCAGAACTCTGTCTGGCTCTCCTCGATCCTGTTCCGAGCAAGCTCGTGTCTATGTGGATGATGTGACCATTGAGGACCTAGCAGGCTACATGGAGTATTACTTGTATATCcctaagaaaatgtcccacatgGCAGAGATGATGTACACCTGA
- the Oser1 gene encoding oxidative stress-responsive serine-rich protein 1 isoform X2: MSIISLSVGEGTSVRASVRAAADDTKPKTMCASKDSWHGSTRKSSRGAARTQRRRRSKSPVLHPPKFIHCSTTASPSGSQLKHRSQTEAPDGSSGRGISTPKEFNTGENSTSLDINHTGAAIEPLRSPVLRLPSESKTEELSDATQVSQESLKANDLSDFQSVSKLSQGKPCVCVGKECQCKRWHDMEVYSFSGLQNVPPLAPERRSLEDYSQSLHSRTLSGSPRSCSEQARVYVDDVTIEDLAGYMEYYLYIPKKMSHMAEMMYT, translated from the exons AT GTCCATCATATCTCTGTCTGTCGGAGAAGGCACAAGTGTCAGAGCATCAGTCAGAGCAGCAGCAGACGATACCAAACCGAAAACCATGTGTGCATCTAAAGACAGTTGGCATGG atCTACAAGGAAGTCTTCACGAGGAGCAGCGAGAACCCAGCGTCGTAGACGCTCTAAGTCTCCTGTTCTTCATCCTCCCAAGTTCATCCACTGCAGTACAACAGCATCTCCTTCCGGCAGCCAGCTTAAGCACAGAAGCCAGACTGAGGCACCCGATGGCAGCAGTGGACGGGGAATTTCAACACCCAAAGAGTTCAACACAGGAGAAAACTCTACTTCTCTTGATATTAATCACACAGGAGCAGCCATTGAGCCTCTGAGAAGTCCTGTTCTGAGGCTCCCATCAGAGAGTAAAACAGAAGAGCTCTCTGATGCTACCCAGGTCTCCCAAGAAAGTCTTAAGGCCAACGATCTCTCTGACTTTCAATCTGTTTCCAAGCTAAGCCAGGgcaaaccatgtgtgtgtgtaggcaaggAGTGCCAGTGTAAGAGGTGGCATGATATGGAAGTGTATTCCTTTTCAGGTCTGCAGAATGTCCCTCCTTTGGCCCCAGAACGAAGATCACTTGAGGACTACTCTCAGTCACTGCACTCCAGAACTCTGTCTGGCTCTCCTCGATCCTGTTCCGAGCAAGCTCGTGTCTATGTGGATGATGTGACCATTGAGGACCTAGCAGGCTACATGGAGTATTACTTGTATATCcctaagaaaatgtcccacatgGCAGAGATGATGTACACCTGA